In Devosia sp. XK-2, one DNA window encodes the following:
- a CDS encoding ABC transporter ATP-binding protein, with protein MAVTAHVDDIISVHDLSYVYKGQAKPAVNGVSFAVRRGEIFGLLGPSGAGKSTTQKVLTRQQRGFGGQVAIMGKPLDAWGSDYFERIGVGFELPNHYLKFTARENLDFFASLYARPSRSPAEMLALVGLEDYLDKRVETFSKGMRMRLNFVRALQHDPELIFLDEPTAGLDPVNAGIVKSLVADLARAGKTVVLTTHNMNDVDQLCDRISFMVDGRFAALDTPQALKSAHGRRMVAVGTADAQTAEFPLDGLGDDPGFLALLRSGAVERIHSQEASLDKVFTNVTGHRLDQTEPVAAQ; from the coding sequence ATGGCCGTGACAGCGCATGTGGACGATATCATCTCCGTCCACGATCTCAGCTACGTCTACAAGGGCCAGGCCAAGCCTGCCGTGAACGGCGTCAGCTTCGCGGTGCGGCGCGGTGAAATCTTTGGCCTTCTAGGGCCTTCGGGCGCCGGCAAGAGCACCACGCAGAAGGTCCTCACCCGGCAGCAGCGCGGCTTTGGCGGCCAGGTCGCCATCATGGGCAAACCACTCGATGCCTGGGGATCGGATTATTTCGAGCGCATTGGCGTCGGCTTCGAATTGCCCAATCACTATCTCAAGTTCACCGCCCGGGAGAATCTGGATTTCTTCGCCTCGCTCTATGCGCGGCCCAGCCGAAGCCCGGCCGAGATGTTGGCGCTGGTGGGTCTGGAAGATTATCTCGACAAGCGCGTCGAGACCTTTTCCAAGGGCATGCGCATGCGGCTCAATTTCGTTCGCGCCCTGCAGCACGATCCGGAACTGATCTTTCTGGACGAGCCCACGGCCGGGCTCGATCCGGTCAATGCCGGCATCGTCAAATCGCTGGTTGCCGATCTCGCCCGCGCCGGCAAAACCGTGGTGCTCACCACGCACAACATGAACGACGTGGACCAGCTCTGCGATCGCATTTCCTTCATGGTCGATGGCCGCTTTGCGGCTCTGGACACACCGCAGGCGCTCAAATCGGCGCATGGCCGCCGGATGGTTGCCGTGGGCACGGCGGATGCGCAAACCGCTGAATTTCCGCTGGACGGGCTGGGCGACGATCCCGGCTTTCTGGCCTTGCTCCGCTCGGGCGCTGTCGAACGCATCCATTCCCAGGAGGCGAGCCTCGATAAGGTCTTCACCAATGTAACAGGCCATCGTCTGGACCAGACCGAACCGGTGGCGGCGCAATGA
- a CDS encoding TetR/AcrR family transcriptional regulator has protein sequence MARAYLSANERREQILDRAQALFFSKGFDATTVQDLMLAAGVSKGGFYHHFASKEDVLEAMSERLASVSIALIQDVMAIPGLNAFERLDQSLRAMRRFKKENAKGIIAAFNTVLRAENIVLYDRINRANIRIVLPLLSAIIEEGRQDGSFNVPNARQAAQAILALGSMLQDAVAGALAARNQSDRQRANAELDSALRWQGIAIDRILGLPDGSIQYAEPGFVDALLPVDDKAGR, from the coding sequence TTGGCCAGGGCTTATCTCAGCGCCAATGAGCGACGTGAACAGATATTGGATCGCGCCCAGGCGCTGTTTTTCAGCAAGGGCTTTGATGCAACCACGGTACAGGACCTGATGCTGGCCGCGGGCGTCTCCAAAGGCGGATTCTATCATCATTTCGCGTCCAAGGAGGATGTGCTCGAAGCCATGAGCGAGCGGCTGGCATCCGTTTCCATAGCGCTCATCCAAGACGTGATGGCGATACCCGGCCTGAACGCATTTGAGCGGCTCGATCAGTCGCTTCGGGCAATGCGCCGGTTCAAGAAAGAAAATGCCAAGGGCATCATCGCGGCCTTCAACACCGTGCTGCGGGCAGAGAACATCGTGCTCTACGATCGGATCAACCGCGCCAATATCCGCATCGTTCTGCCACTGCTCTCCGCGATAATCGAAGAGGGACGGCAGGACGGCAGCTTCAATGTGCCCAATGCGCGCCAGGCCGCGCAGGCGATCCTGGCGCTTGGCAGCATGCTGCAGGACGCCGTGGCCGGGGCCCTGGCTGCCAGGAACCAATCAGATCGTCAGAGGGCCAATGCGGAACTGGACAGCGCCCTGCGCTGGCAGGGCATTGCGATTGACCGCATTCTGGGGCTGCCGGATGGGAGTATTCAATATGCGGAACCTGGCTTCGTGGACGCGCTTCTGCCGGTGGACGACAAGGCAGGGCGATAA
- a CDS encoding NUDIX domain-containing protein has product MTPESFAAALTRIVIHYLDEIASPREHLSLLRWQMEQDHRLDLRTTFPGHVTTSAIVLSPDHRQTLLIDHITVGRWLQPGGHYEPAEHFHQSAQREAEEETGISGLALHPWHAGGDLPFVIDSHDVPGKPARNEPPHIHHDLQYLFVADPASPLIAQREEVHAAQWRDAAMLQDFAPKAATRLSAMTPLV; this is encoded by the coding sequence ATGACGCCTGAAAGTTTCGCCGCTGCCCTGACCCGAATCGTTATCCACTACCTCGACGAAATCGCTTCGCCGCGCGAGCATCTGTCGCTGCTTCGCTGGCAGATGGAGCAAGATCACCGTCTCGATCTGCGCACGACCTTTCCCGGCCATGTCACCACCAGCGCTATTGTTCTTTCGCCCGACCACCGTCAGACCCTGCTGATCGATCACATCACGGTTGGCCGCTGGCTGCAGCCGGGCGGGCACTATGAGCCGGCCGAGCATTTCCACCAATCGGCCCAGCGCGAGGCGGAGGAGGAAACCGGTATTAGCGGCCTTGCGCTTCATCCCTGGCATGCGGGCGGCGACCTGCCCTTCGTCATCGACAGCCATGACGTTCCGGGCAAACCGGCCCGCAACGAGCCGCCTCACATCCACCACGACCTGCAATATTTGTTTGTCGCCGACCCGGCCAGCCCGCTGATCGCCCAGCGCGAAGAGGTGCATGCCGCCCAATGGCGCGACGCGGCCATGCTTCAGGACTTCGCCCCAAAAGCGGCGACCCGCCTCAGCGCGATGACACCCCTGGTTTAG
- a CDS encoding DUF1254 domain-containing protein gives MIRTLLWLIGGLLLGGIIHIATILALPLLAEETAWSRVSTFEAKNRMVVLDAMTQGAPNPLHLDPELSYGLCQIDLSDGPAYLNGVLPDAFWSVAVYDQNGIVIYSTTNRDGIGQTVDMGVFNPAQTRLLAQQEIDITEGLLIVEAASNDLFVLVRLSAPHAAMRARFEAELSEISCGPRA, from the coding sequence ATGATCCGTACGCTGCTCTGGCTGATTGGCGGATTGCTCCTCGGTGGCATTATTCACATCGCCACCATCCTCGCCCTCCCCCTTTTGGCGGAGGAGACTGCCTGGTCGCGCGTGAGCACCTTTGAGGCGAAAAACCGCATGGTGGTGCTCGACGCCATGACGCAGGGCGCGCCCAATCCGCTGCATCTGGACCCCGAGTTGAGCTACGGGCTTTGCCAGATCGACCTGTCCGATGGTCCCGCCTATCTCAATGGCGTCTTGCCTGACGCATTCTGGTCCGTCGCCGTTTATGATCAGAACGGCATCGTTATCTATTCCACCACCAATCGCGATGGCATCGGCCAGACCGTGGACATGGGCGTCTTCAATCCGGCGCAGACGCGTCTCCTGGCCCAGCAGGAGATCGATATCACCGAAGGCCTGCTGATTGTGGAGGCAGCGAGCAATGACCTGTTCGTTCTCGTCCGCCTCTCGGCTCCACATGCGGCCATGCGCGCCCGGTTCGAGGCCGAACTCTCTGAAATCAGCTGTGGGCCACGGGCATGA
- a CDS encoding DUF1214 domain-containing protein — protein MRFVLRLLMSIAVALAVGFGLSYYALTDGRLFGAVSVGPWTAWPEIGSPAPNPYARAHITREAALQLGRSEGLQFIATTDSDNAPLDLACSYLIAGHVPVSTFWTLSAVDPNWVNIATPGGDAALRSSDIVRQPDGAMNIHVGTRLRPQNWLELAGSGPFQFVLTLYDTTALSGFASSDTAMPSITLEDCA, from the coding sequence TTGCGTTTTGTCCTGCGCCTCCTCATGTCCATCGCCGTCGCCCTCGCTGTCGGCTTCGGCCTGAGCTATTACGCGCTCACCGATGGGCGGCTTTTTGGCGCGGTGTCGGTAGGGCCATGGACGGCATGGCCCGAAATCGGCTCACCAGCGCCCAATCCCTATGCCCGTGCCCATATTACACGCGAGGCCGCATTGCAGCTTGGGCGCAGTGAGGGGCTGCAATTCATTGCCACCACCGATAGCGATAATGCGCCGCTCGATCTGGCTTGTTCCTACCTCATAGCCGGCCATGTGCCCGTATCGACATTCTGGACGCTGTCGGCGGTCGATCCCAATTGGGTCAATATTGCCACTCCCGGCGGAGATGCCGCATTGCGTTCGAGCGATATTGTGCGGCAGCCGGACGGCGCCATGAACATCCATGTGGGCACTAGGCTAAGGCCGCAAAACTGGCTGGAACTGGCCGGCAGTGGTCCGTTTCAATTCGTCCTGACGCTCTATGACACGACGGCCTTGTCCGGCTTCGCGTCGTCCGATACGGCCATGCCCTCCATTACCCTGGAGGACTGCGCATGA
- a CDS encoding PBP1A family penicillin-binding protein has product MQDPFYTKEKKRRPKASMLAADAWLDSSLYEFWQALGRGYTRFQDFMSRFHVSGIKRFLVEILSDALSFGAIGCVLMTALALPAFDIIDRGAFNKAEDYSVVFLDRFGNEIGRRGIRSDDSVALDQMPDYLIKATLATEDRRFYEHFGIDVVGTLRALASNAQGERSTQGGSSITQQLAKNLFLSSERTIERKIVEAFLSVWLEWNYSKDQILKLYFDRAYMGGGNYGVTAASEFYFGKRVQDINLAEAAMLAGMFKAPGNYAPHVDLAAARGRANLVLTNLVAAGFLTEGQVTAARRHPAAAIDRTNDINSPNYFLDWAFEEAKAIIETTNAPGNNFIVRTTIDTTLQAYAEEAITSVIREQGEQYRVEQGAMVVTDTQGAIRAMVGGTDYAKSQFNRAIVSNRQPGSSFKPFVYAEAFEQLGLTPNDTITDRPVCIGNWCPQNYGRSYRGQTTLLSAFAASINTVPVTLSIKTGREPIAALSHRMGLRQDYEVTRSLALGVAPVSVIDMTSSYAVFANHGYKTQAYGLTRMTTLNDQLVWERDPEEGHVRVLSEQTVANMNLMMRTVVTGGTGRRAAIEGVPTLGKTGTTTSYRDAWFCGFTGNYVAAVWFGNDDYRPTNNLTGGTLPTIAWQKFMAFAHTNIEIKPVFGVDFEPPQTIVADTDPAEVEDIAERPPSLKPAAARKLLDLAGRLEAAGAAVAPMHDTAQATVAGSSAF; this is encoded by the coding sequence GTGCAGGATCCGTTCTATACCAAGGAAAAGAAACGCAGGCCAAAAGCCAGCATGCTGGCCGCCGATGCTTGGCTCGATTCCTCACTCTACGAATTCTGGCAGGCGCTTGGGCGCGGCTATACGCGCTTTCAGGATTTCATGTCACGCTTTCATGTTTCGGGCATAAAGCGGTTCTTGGTCGAAATTCTGTCCGATGCGCTGAGCTTTGGCGCCATTGGTTGTGTGCTGATGACGGCGCTCGCCCTGCCCGCCTTCGACATTATCGACCGCGGCGCCTTCAATAAGGCCGAAGATTATTCCGTCGTCTTCCTCGACCGCTTCGGTAATGAGATCGGCCGGCGCGGCATCCGGTCCGACGACAGCGTCGCGCTCGACCAGATGCCCGATTACCTGATCAAGGCCACGCTCGCCACCGAGGACAGGCGATTTTACGAGCATTTCGGCATCGATGTGGTCGGCACGTTGCGCGCCCTGGCTAGCAATGCGCAGGGGGAGCGCAGCACCCAGGGTGGTTCCTCGATTACCCAGCAGCTCGCCAAGAACCTGTTCCTGTCCTCCGAGCGCACCATCGAGCGCAAGATCGTCGAGGCCTTTCTGTCGGTCTGGCTGGAATGGAACTATTCCAAGGACCAAATTCTCAAGCTCTATTTCGATCGCGCCTATATGGGCGGCGGCAATTACGGGGTGACCGCGGCGTCCGAATTCTATTTCGGCAAGCGCGTGCAGGACATCAATCTGGCCGAAGCCGCCATGCTGGCCGGCATGTTCAAGGCGCCGGGCAATTACGCGCCCCATGTCGATCTCGCTGCCGCGCGCGGCCGCGCCAATCTGGTGCTGACCAATCTGGTGGCCGCCGGTTTCCTTACCGAGGGTCAGGTCACCGCCGCCCGCCGCCATCCGGCCGCCGCTATCGACCGTACCAACGATATCAACTCGCCGAACTATTTCCTCGATTGGGCCTTCGAAGAAGCCAAGGCCATTATCGAAACCACCAATGCGCCCGGCAACAATTTCATCGTTCGCACCACCATCGACACCACCCTTCAGGCCTATGCCGAAGAGGCGATCACCTCGGTCATCCGTGAACAGGGCGAGCAATATCGTGTCGAACAGGGCGCCATGGTCGTCACCGACACCCAGGGTGCCATCCGGGCCATGGTTGGAGGCACTGACTATGCCAAGAGCCAGTTCAACCGTGCCATCGTGTCCAATCGCCAGCCAGGCTCTTCCTTCAAGCCCTTCGTCTATGCGGAGGCCTTCGAGCAACTCGGGCTGACCCCCAACGATACCATTACCGACCGGCCGGTCTGCATCGGTAATTGGTGCCCGCAGAATTATGGCCGTTCGTATCGCGGGCAGACCACCTTGCTCAGCGCCTTTGCCGCCTCCATCAACACCGTCCCGGTTACACTTTCGATCAAGACCGGTCGCGAACCTATTGCCGCGCTCAGCCACCGCATGGGTCTGCGCCAGGATTACGAAGTAACCCGCTCGCTGGCTCTGGGCGTGGCGCCGGTCTCGGTCATCGACATGACCAGCTCCTATGCGGTCTTTGCCAATCATGGCTACAAAACGCAGGCTTATGGCCTCACGCGCATGACCACCCTCAATGACCAATTGGTCTGGGAGCGCGACCCGGAGGAAGGTCATGTCCGCGTTCTCTCCGAGCAGACCGTGGCCAATATGAACCTGATGATGCGCACCGTCGTGACCGGCGGCACCGGGCGCCGCGCCGCCATTGAGGGTGTGCCGACCCTTGGCAAGACCGGCACCACCACATCCTATCGCGACGCATGGTTTTGCGGCTTTACCGGCAATTATGTTGCCGCGGTCTGGTTCGGTAATGATGATTACCGCCCCACCAATAATCTCACCGGCGGCACCCTGCCCACTATTGCCTGGCAGAAATTCATGGCGTTCGCCCATACCAATATCGAGATTAAGCCGGTCTTCGGCGTCGATTTCGAGCCCCCTCAGACCATCGTCGCCGATACCGATCCCGCGGAAGTCGAAGACATCGCCGAACGCCCACCCAGCCTCAAGCCGGCAGCGGCCCGCAAGCTGCTCGATCTGGCTGGGCGGCTGGAAGCGGCCGGAGCGGCTGTCGCGCCCATGCACGACACTGCGCAGGCGACGGTTGCCGGCAGCAGCGCGTTCTAA
- a CDS encoding YcgN family cysteine cluster protein, with amino-acid sequence MAFWEDKTLEQMSPVEWEALCDGCGRCCLIKLEDEDTGTLITSDVRCKLLDGDTCACTNYPRRKEIVPDCIKLTPQNVREIPWIPTTCAYRRLAEGKGLAWWHPLVSGDPQTVVDVGVSVKGRTFLETEIDPEEWEEHAVVWPEWEPPESL; translated from the coding sequence ATGGCCTTCTGGGAAGACAAAACGCTCGAGCAAATGTCCCCTGTCGAATGGGAGGCGCTGTGCGATGGCTGCGGGCGCTGCTGCCTGATCAAGCTCGAAGACGAGGATACCGGCACGCTCATAACCTCCGATGTGCGCTGCAAGCTGCTCGACGGGGACACCTGTGCCTGCACCAATTATCCCCGCCGCAAGGAAATCGTGCCAGACTGCATTAAGCTGACGCCACAAAATGTGCGCGAAATTCCCTGGATACCCACCACCTGCGCCTATCGGCGTCTGGCCGAGGGCAAGGGGCTGGCCTGGTGGCATCCGCTGGTGTCCGGCGACCCGCAGACGGTGGTGGATGTGGGCGTTTCGGTCAAAGGACGGACCTTCCTCGAAACCGAGATCGATCCGGAGGAATGGGAGGAGCATGCCGTCGTTTGGCCCGAATGGGAGCCGCCGGAAAGTCTTTAG
- a CDS encoding diguanylate cyclase → MNRVTTSGSDGLWARIRAALARGAEVREPPYGQAAIARNPNKKSRLAQRIDEELRRGWAYCAERNVSLCVLALEIDGYAGYFSTYGHEAVEEGIETVEMTLASLLPRETDTCLRNGQAGFVLILPDMPALMARDLASKIAAAIRRQGVPNRESHAGLVTLSTGIAVVNPQGKLDRAVLNAANQAVKKAQRRGLARLEIVDLRGRDDKRRQAA, encoded by the coding sequence ATGAACAGAGTGACCACAAGCGGCAGTGACGGCCTTTGGGCGCGCATTCGCGCGGCGCTGGCCCGTGGCGCCGAGGTGCGCGAGCCACCCTATGGACAGGCGGCCATTGCCCGCAATCCGAACAAGAAATCGCGCCTGGCACAGCGCATTGACGAGGAATTGCGGCGCGGCTGGGCCTATTGCGCCGAGCGCAATGTGTCGCTGTGCGTGCTGGCTCTCGAAATCGACGGCTATGCCGGCTATTTTTCCACCTATGGCCACGAGGCGGTTGAGGAAGGGATCGAAACCGTCGAAATGACGCTGGCCAGCCTGCTCCCGCGCGAAACCGATACCTGCCTGCGCAACGGCCAGGCCGGCTTTGTATTGATCCTACCCGACATGCCCGCGCTGATGGCGCGTGACCTGGCCAGCAAGATTGCCGCCGCGATCCGCCGGCAGGGCGTGCCCAATCGCGAAAGCCATGCCGGCCTTGTGACCCTGAGCACCGGCATCGCCGTGGTGAACCCGCAGGGCAAGCTGGATCGCGCCGTGCTCAATGCCGCCAATCAGGCCGTCAAGAAGGCCCAGCGACGGGGTCTGGCCCGGCTGGAAATTGTCGACCTGCGTGGACGCGACGACAAGCGGCGCCAGGCGGCGTAG
- a CDS encoding Hsp70 family protein, with translation MTLSCGLDFGTSNSTLGRIAADGAPHLLPLEGEQLTLPSVLFFGAEDRTIHFGRAALSEYISGADGRLLRSIKSVLGTKLFDDGVRLGARVYRFDDIVGIFVAELKARGEAATGLELDAVVVGRPVQFVDDDPVADAEAQRQLEQAVRRQGFAHVEFQFEPIAAALDYERQVDRERIALIVDLGGGTSDFSLVRVAPERAGRADRSDDILATAGVHIGGTDFDRLLAMSRVMPELGLGSRTIDGKRHLPVAPYVDLSTWHRINRLYDAKAQRDLRSTIREAREAEKVETFVMLVEDRLGHRLIGAVEDAKIALSDGDAVRFDFAVRDRRIETLMTGAQLAEALAASIGRLEQTIAQTLRLAGLSAKEIDSLILTGGSTLVPAVYGRLRALLPEAQVVRTDVLGSVGLGLALEAKRIFGA, from the coding sequence ATGACCCTTTCCTGCGGCCTCGATTTCGGCACGTCCAATTCCACGCTGGGGCGCATTGCGGCCGATGGCGCCCCGCACCTGCTGCCACTGGAAGGGGAGCAGCTCACCTTGCCCAGCGTGCTGTTCTTTGGCGCCGAAGACCGAACCATCCATTTCGGGCGCGCGGCGCTGAGCGAGTATATCTCGGGCGCCGATGGGCGCTTGCTTCGCTCGATCAAGAGTGTTTTGGGCACGAAGTTGTTCGATGACGGCGTCCGTTTGGGCGCCCGTGTCTATCGATTCGATGACATAGTGGGGATTTTCGTCGCCGAGTTGAAGGCGCGCGGCGAAGCGGCCACTGGCCTGGAACTGGACGCGGTGGTGGTCGGACGGCCAGTGCAGTTTGTCGATGACGACCCGGTCGCCGATGCCGAAGCACAGCGCCAGCTTGAACAGGCAGTGCGCCGCCAAGGCTTTGCCCATGTTGAATTCCAGTTCGAACCCATCGCTGCGGCGCTCGATTATGAGCGACAGGTGGACAGGGAGCGCATCGCCCTGATCGTCGACCTGGGCGGCGGCACGTCTGACTTCTCGCTGGTCCGGGTGGCGCCGGAACGGGCTGGGCGTGCGGATCGCAGCGACGACATCCTGGCAACGGCGGGTGTGCATATCGGCGGCACCGATTTCGACCGCCTGCTGGCGATGAGCCGGGTCATGCCGGAACTGGGGCTTGGATCACGCACCATTGACGGCAAGCGGCACCTGCCGGTCGCACCCTATGTGGACCTTTCCACATGGCATCGCATCAACCGGCTTTATGACGCCAAGGCGCAGCGCGACTTGCGCTCGACCATCCGCGAGGCGCGGGAGGCCGAGAAAGTCGAAACCTTTGTCATGCTGGTGGAGGACCGGCTCGGCCATCGGCTGATCGGTGCGGTGGAAGACGCCAAGATTGCGCTGTCGGATGGCGACGCGGTGCGGTTCGATTTTGCGGTACGCGACCGCCGGATCGAAACCCTCATGACCGGCGCGCAGCTCGCCGAGGCTCTGGCCGCCTCAATCGGGCGGCTGGAACAGACTATTGCCCAAACCCTGCGGCTGGCGGGCCTCTCGGCGAAGGAGATCGATAGCCTGATCCTGACGGGCGGGTCGACCCTGGTGCCGGCGGTTTATGGACGGTTGCGGGCGCTTCTGCCCGAGGCGCAAGTGGTGCGGACCGATGTGCTGGGCAGTGTCGGGTTGGGCCTCGCCCTTGAGGCCAAACGGATTTTTGGGGCCTAA
- a CDS encoding DUF2254 domain-containing protein: MSQIAFKFRQIAQRMWFLPAAFSLAAVMTLLVAFGMARLIPDSLPFTLSSEAVESILTVLASSLLTVAVFALSTIVSALSSASSQTSPRAVPLIVGDRRAQTSISVFIGAFLFSVVGIIGLSAGIYSEAGRLLLFVVTLAVVVLVVAALIRWIGQMSAIGRVAETVSRAGEAAEKAFRTVPGKGLLGCRELAGEPSGHPVFSRKTGYVQHIDIGRLQDHAEDNDLLITITSRPGAYAAPDRPLVLVAGSVDEALAEKLAGAFTVGSARTFDSDPRFGLIVLSEIAGKALSPGFNDPGTAIAVVSTLVRVLTERPDEDSELKYERVLVAPLSANDLMADAFRPIARDGAGSIEVMLRMIAGLKTLARCRPELESAAKGMIKDAVERGTAAMSAKSDKAALKAAGTIE; encoded by the coding sequence TTGAGCCAGATTGCGTTCAAGTTCCGGCAGATCGCCCAGAGAATGTGGTTTCTGCCCGCGGCATTTTCGCTCGCGGCCGTGATGACCCTGTTGGTCGCCTTCGGCATGGCCCGCCTGATACCCGATAGCCTGCCCTTCACGCTGTCGTCCGAAGCGGTCGAGTCCATTCTCACGGTTCTGGCCTCGAGCCTGCTGACCGTGGCGGTATTCGCGCTCTCCACCATTGTCAGTGCGCTATCCAGCGCTTCGTCCCAAACCTCGCCAAGGGCGGTGCCGCTGATTGTTGGAGACCGGCGCGCACAGACCTCGATATCGGTCTTTATCGGCGCTTTCCTGTTTTCAGTCGTGGGCATAATCGGGCTGTCGGCCGGTATTTACAGCGAAGCGGGGCGGCTGCTGCTGTTTGTGGTGACATTGGCGGTGGTCGTGCTGGTGGTGGCAGCGCTGATCCGCTGGATCGGCCAGATGTCGGCCATTGGCAGGGTTGCCGAGACCGTGAGCCGAGCCGGAGAAGCGGCGGAAAAAGCTTTTCGGACCGTGCCGGGCAAGGGCCTGCTCGGGTGCCGGGAACTGGCGGGCGAGCCATCGGGGCACCCCGTTTTTTCGCGCAAGACCGGCTATGTGCAGCATATCGATATCGGGCGGCTGCAGGACCATGCCGAGGACAATGACCTATTGATCACCATCACTTCGCGGCCCGGCGCCTATGCAGCGCCGGACCGTCCACTGGTTCTGGTGGCAGGATCGGTCGACGAGGCATTGGCGGAGAAGCTGGCGGGCGCTTTCACCGTGGGTTCGGCACGCACCTTCGACAGCGATCCGCGATTCGGGCTGATCGTGCTTTCCGAAATTGCGGGCAAGGCCCTCTCGCCGGGCTTCAACGATCCGGGCACGGCTATTGCCGTTGTCAGCACGCTTGTGCGCGTCCTGACCGAGCGGCCCGACGAAGACAGCGAGCTCAAATATGAGCGCGTGCTGGTTGCCCCGCTCAGTGCCAATGACCTGATGGCCGATGCCTTCCGGCCGATTGCCCGCGACGGCGCGGGCAGTATCGAGGTGATGCTGCGCATGATTGCCGGGCTAAAGACCCTGGCCCGCTGCCGGCCGGAACTGGAAAGTGCGGCCAAGGGCATGATCAAGGATGCGGTGGAACGGGGCACCGCCGCGATGAGCGCCAAGAGCGACAAGGCTGCGCTCAAGGCCGCAGGAACGATTGAATAG
- a CDS encoding terminase family protein: MRSVLLDWAAGIEDSELCDIAFNWPVWAMPHQLPPAGDWTTWLLLGGRGAGKTRAGAEWVRMLVDQGIGPIALVGETMTEAEAVMVRGESGILRVCPPDNRPKFSGNVLSWPNGVEAHVLPASEPERFRGPQFAAAWCDETGKWKKAEAAFDMLQFGLRLGTRPRQLVTTTPRSTKLTKRLMADKQTVITSAETKVNKHLADAFMAAVVARYKDSVLGRQELDGEMIEDRPDALWQRRMFHPPGDAAMERIVVAVDPPVTGTERSDACGIVVAGRAGEGAVVLEDATLRGVRPDMWAARAVAAFHAHEADCIVVEVNQGGDLVRQVLAQVDGAVPVRTVRASRGKWVRAEPVAALYARGLVSHVSGLTALEDELCAFGPDGKAEGHSPDRVDALVWALTELVLNETRPRVRGL, encoded by the coding sequence ATGCGGTCTGTCCTGCTCGATTGGGCAGCGGGCATTGAAGACAGCGAACTATGTGACATCGCCTTTAACTGGCCCGTCTGGGCCATGCCGCATCAATTGCCGCCGGCCGGGGACTGGACCACCTGGCTGTTGTTGGGTGGGCGCGGCGCCGGCAAGACAAGAGCAGGCGCTGAATGGGTGCGCATGCTGGTCGATCAGGGCATTGGTCCCATTGCCCTAGTGGGTGAAACCATGACCGAGGCCGAAGCGGTGATGGTGCGCGGCGAGAGCGGCATATTGAGGGTCTGTCCGCCCGATAACCGGCCCAAATTCAGCGGCAATGTGCTGAGCTGGCCCAATGGCGTGGAAGCCCATGTACTGCCGGCCTCGGAGCCTGAACGCTTTCGTGGGCCGCAATTTGCGGCAGCCTGGTGCGATGAGACCGGCAAATGGAAAAAGGCCGAGGCGGCCTTCGACATGCTGCAATTCGGGCTGCGGCTGGGCACACGGCCCCGCCAATTGGTGACGACCACGCCGCGCAGCACCAAGCTGACGAAGCGCCTGATGGCCGACAAGCAGACCGTGATCACCAGCGCCGAGACCAAGGTGAACAAGCACCTGGCGGACGCCTTTATGGCCGCGGTGGTGGCGCGCTACAAGGATTCCGTGCTGGGCCGGCAGGAACTCGATGGTGAGATGATCGAGGACCGGCCCGATGCCCTTTGGCAGCGGCGCATGTTCCACCCGCCCGGGGACGCAGCAATGGAGAGGATCGTTGTCGCCGTCGATCCGCCGGTGACGGGTACAGAGCGCTCGGACGCCTGCGGCATTGTCGTGGCGGGACGGGCAGGCGAAGGCGCCGTGGTGCTGGAAGATGCAACGCTCAGGGGTGTGCGCCCGGACATGTGGGCGGCGCGAGCGGTGGCGGCGTTTCATGCCCATGAGGCCGATTGCATCGTCGTTGAGGTCAACCAGGGCGGCGATCTGGTGCGGCAGGTGCTGGCACAAGTCGATGGTGCAGTGCCGGTGCGCACAGTACGGGCCAGTCGCGGTAAATGGGTGCGCGCCGAGCCGGTGGCGGCGCTCTATGCGCGCGGACTGGTGTCCCATGTGTCCGGGCTGACAGCGCTCGAAGATGAGCTTTGCGCTTTCGGGCCGGACGGGAAAGCCGAAGGGCACTCGCCCGACCGCGTCGATGCGCTCGTTTGGGCGCTGACGGAATTGGTGCTGAATGAGACAAGGCCACGGGTCCGCGGCCTCTAG